The window ATTTCGTCGGCATTCTGCCACCAGATTCCACTTCGACCTTTCTTGTAAGGCTAAAAAGTAGGCAGCAGCTGCCATTGAAAAAGGACGTGCCTCACCTGACCCTAGAGAGTTGTGTGGCGGCCGAGGAGGACAAGGAGGACGTGGGAACTATCTTTGGCACGCGGAACCAGCAAATTGAAGGGGTAAAATTAAAGGTAACCGTTCGCGAGGACGAAGTGGACACCATCTTTAATAAAGCTGGCGAAGGAACTAAGGAGCTAACACTAACTGCCCCCGTTATCAACTCAACGCTCCTAGAGTGGGTATCTGAGGTAAGTTGTTGATttactgctttttttttttgcaggtAGTAAACTACAAACATGAACTGTGTGtgatatttcttttttcttttctttgcagACGAAAATGGTACTTCCAATGACAGAGCCATCGATTGACCAGGTGCAACAATTGATTACAAAAAACATTTTATTTCATTTACTGTGTATCATTTCTTCCCTATTTTTTAATAGCATCTCTGTATACCAATATTATCCTACTTAACCATCCTGGTTCTGGTTACTTGTAGGGAGATTTGTTGGATGTCCATGTCCTCTACCAGCTGATCAGCTTGGACAAGAATGACAAAATGATCAATTGTATATTGCAATTAACTAGCAGGACCAAACACGATGTAGCTTTTAAGTGCGTGCCATCCAattcacatagttgcttatatagCCTGGACCACATCAAGGGCATTCTACCATCAGGGTCCACCAACAACTTTGTTCTGTTGACGAAAAAGATGAAGTACCTGCCAGATAACAGGGACGCTCTTTCCATAGTCCTAAAAACCCGTGTGTCCGTAAAAGAAATGGACTCAAATGAGGACATTTCTAGCCAAGATCCAAGGCATGAGATACCACTGATGGCCATTTATGACAATAAGGTTAGATTTCTGGTCAGCTCTCTTATTTTTAGTGAACTAGCGGCAACAACTAAGTTGAACTAGACACACCATGATTGATTTTGTATGATATTCTTCCTCGTTCTTATATTTTGTTTTCGACCCGCTGGTGCATGGTGTGTTCATTATCTGGCAGCCCACCCCACCAAGAATCGAGGTGATAAACGTCCTCTCTTGTTTCTATCATGCTTAGTTCTTAGTAGAACATATTTGTGTTGACCAGTTATACCCACTTTGATTACTACAGATCATGACGCTTATGGAGAAAGGTTGTGAAATAGTGTCAATGGATGTACACCCAGAAAAGCCTTGGTGAGTTTATTTGGTGTGGCCTGCACAGAGTTGTTGAAGGGTCACTGTACTAAATTAAAGTTAATCATATATACCATGAGTGAGAAATTGGGAATTGGAAGAGAGAAAAAAATCTCTGGAACTAGTACGAAAATAAGATGACTATGCAGCGTAGAGTTATCCGATTAACTCTAGAGTTAGTTAAACTACCTTGTTGCTATGATATCACGCATGATATTTCTTTTCTAAACCATGCAGGAGAGCTGCATGTATTTCATTTCATTAACATAGGAAAAGATTACAGCACCAAAAGATGCCACACATGATTTTGGCAAGTAGTGTAGATTTTCTATGAGTTTACCGAACATTGTGTGCGTTTGGTGTTTtgttttcctatgctcaagtatgcATGTACTCTTGTGTGACGTAGGATTTTGGCAAGTCATGCCAACGGGAACGTGTCAATTTGGAACTACCAAACCCAGGTACGCAGCTATATGAGGAGAGCGAATAGAACATGCATGCCTCAAAGTGATTAACTTCCTTTTAACCTGCGATGCAGGAAAAGGAGGCAGAGTCAAGAGTCTCGGACGTGAAGGGCACTGATTCCTATGGTCTTACCCACTGGATTTGCTCTGCAAAATTCATCGCTCGCAGGGAATGGATTGTGGCAGGTGACGGCAACGGGAAGATCCACGTGCTCAATTATAACACAATGACGGAGATCAAGAAACTCCAAGCTCACAAGCGCGGGGAGTGGGTGGAGTCGCTGGCCGTTCACCCAAACCAGCCATTTGTGCTGTCAGCATCCATGGACAATGTGATCAGGCTCTGGAACTATGGTAAAGACTGGCAGCTCCTTTGGACCCTCACGGGACACGATGACTACGTGAAGCATGTCACGTTCAGCCCTGATGGCAATACTTTCGCCAGTGCTTCCCAAGACTGCACAGTGAAGGTCGACCGATTCAGTATTAATTCTGCTATTTTTTTAAAATATTATAAGTCGTACTTTTTGAATAACAGTTCTTTCGTTAATGGTTAACATTCACAGATCTGGAGCACTCTTGATCCCAGTCAGCCTAATGCAGACCGTCCCAAACTTATTACCACCTTGGACTGTGGTGAAGACACACAGCAGCATGCTGCTTATTATTCCATGGGTGGTCGGCAGTACATGATTACTGGATCGTTGGAGGGCCCTGCACGAGTATGTACTTTGCATTCTCATTACTCAACATTAATACGTTCCGTATTACAATTATAAGTATGTAACACCCCCTTTCTTTTCAGATATGGGATTTGCAAAATGATTCTACAGTTGAACCAGCTGATGAACTCCCTGGACCTGAATCCGAGGTTTACGGCTGTAACGTTGGTGTGGTCAACAGCGTCCCAGACAATCGTAATCCCATTTTGATTACTACTTCGGGGGACACGGGTATTTCTTTTCTTGACGCCGCTACCCACAAGCCCAGGTAATAATGACTTTGGTTTTGTTACTATATATGCACCAAGCACCATACTGGAAGCATACATTTCTATTTCTGCACTACACTTGCCTCTTGAATGGTTATGTCTTGTTTTGTTTTCCTGTACTACACTTGCCTCTTGGATGGCTATCACTTGTTTTTCTGCACTTCACTTCtcactaatactccctccgtccaatagATACATCCGtttctatccattttgatgacaagtatttttggacggagggagtagtaagtaataACACGATGTGAAACTCCTTTCTCCATATTAATTACACGAAATCTAGGTAACAAATTAAACATTAAAAAAATACAACACTAGTTCAACTATTCAACCAACTGTGCTTATTGCCACAAGAAGACAATATATTTATAATTTGTCGATAGTGGGGTTTTTTTTTTGCATCGCCGGCCTCTCCATCAGCTACAAACGTGCATACAAGCCCATTTATATTAGACTTTTTTTTGGTTAATAATGATGAAAGTAAGAAATGAAAAAGGTGGCAGCAGTAGTGGGCTGCAGATATCAAACTAGTTTGGCATCCACACACTTTGACATCCCGCCGCTCTGCCCGATGCATTCcacttttcttttcttgttgtttttccTTTGGATCAGATCACACCTCCTATGATGCTCTCCCATTTGGATTCTAGGTTAACCAGCAACCCAACTACGTACTATGGATACAACTAGAATGGTGGTGCAACTAGTAAAGCATGGTAGTCGTAGGCAACATGCCAACATGTACATCTGCTTCCTGTGCAGCAGAAAGAGAGAGTCAAATAATATCCACCAATTGTAGGCATAGGTTGGGATGTGCATGTTAGTAGTCCAGTTAAAAATTTGTTATGCCATGTACGTTGAGGTTATCCTCTTAGGGCATGTAAAATACAAGAAGTCACTTTGGTAGTTTGAAGTGAGCACTATATTCTGAATTGTGCCAAAATGGTAGCTTGAAGTGTCaaatttattttttttgaaaagaagtctACATGTTCATATGGTCGTATACTCCACAAATCAACTCTTTTGTTATTATAGTAGCAATGCCACACAATATGTTGCCTAGTTGTAAGAGAGAAGTGTAAATAAAAAGAGGTTTGTCTTCACAGCCTGCAATGTGCAGAAACATTGAACATTAATTGCTAGAAGTGACACAACAATGATCCACTGTTCAATTTTTTTTCTTACCTTAATGATGTGGAATGGAAAAGAGAAAACTGTCATATCAACCATCGTACATGCCCTTAGATCCTGCCACCTAACCATCTTTGTGGAGTCTTGTTTGGTGTGTGCTAAAGAATGCAAGTGCTTTGAAGGAATAACATTAAGATCCATAATTTTGTAGGTATGACAAGGTTTGTTTCGATCTCGGACCGGCACAAGGTTTTGCACACATTGAGGTTCAGGGCAAAAGAAGGTAACAGGATATTTCCCACGCTTATTTTTACCCCATCAGTTTTCTAGTGTCAATTTTTAGGGATCCAGTGGATAATCGTATGGGAATCTATCATCTGTGAATTAAACATAACTTAAATATTTTGAAAAATCAAACAGTATATGGAACATGAAGCATCGAAACAGAACATAATATCTATATATAAAACATACCTCTACATTATATGCGAAGAGATGGACTTGAAGTCAGAGAAGATCCCAATGTGACATGGATCCTAAATTCTAGGGCTCCTGGGATTGCATGTGCTCCCTACCACGGGGGATGGGCGGGGTAATAGGCTCTTTCTGGTCAAATCGTGATCTCTTGTTCTAGAAAAGTTTGTTGTGATTGTTTTCAGACTTCCACACTACATCCCCTATAGATCATAGTGCTCATATCCTACAAAAAAATGCAAAACACAGTATGGGACGTCCCTATTAAGTTTATGGAACAGGGTGAGTATTAGTTACATCTTCATtggaaaaaaaaattcaaactactCATTTGACAATAATCTATGTTTGTAGCCTTGCAATCATCCTTAGCGGCGGAATTGCAATTATGGAAATGAACGAAGATCAAGTCAGGACACCTGCTACCTTGGAGCATGACCAAGAAGGAATCTCTGCGTAGCCTCCAAACGAACAATAGTCCAAGTGACTTCGTCCCACAGTAAAGGGAAATAAAAGAAAAGATCAGTGGTGACTTCCTCTGAGAAAACATTAAAGATGGCGGCTCTCATGTGATCTAATGGCGAAGTTTAGAGACCTTCAATGTAATGCTATTTGCCACGGTTTCATTTACTCTTCAATTTATTTCTTGGACCTTCCTAAACACTGTTGAGTGTATTGTTTGTCACGGCTTTAGAAGCTTGCTTAACTCTATTATTCAAGTGTCATGACGTTTGTTTCCTTTTTATCGCTGCAAAATTATCCCTAGACAATATATTTTGGCCGGTGTGAGTCTGGTTCCTCATGCAAATAAGTGATGTATCCGCTGTAGTCAAGGACTCCACGTCAGAATAAGTTGACGGGAATGGGATGCATGTATTTACTTTATCTGGTTCTTCTGAAGATGTTACAGCATGACTATCAGTAGAAGATTTTTGTCAACAATTGAAAAGAAGCCCATCATGGGTAATTTATTTTTGTATGTCAGACCGCCTCTCCTTCATGCATGATCGAGCTCCAAATATGTTTCTACAACTAGTAAGGGGCTGTCTGGAATGGGTTTAAAATTTGTTTGACCACCCGTATTTGGTTGAAGTTTAAGCTGAATACTGATGGCCACATAACATTGACACCCATTTCAATCACGGCTTAGGGTATGGCCAATGTGATTTGCATCTATCTGCAAGTAGAACAGTACCAGTCGCTCTGGTTTTATGGATTTTTCTTTTCGAAAAAGGGTGGATTTTATTCACTTAAGATGGAGTATTAAGGGGATACAAACACTATGAGCACACATCCGGCTTGTGCATAatgaggatgcacacaaccaacaccaaGACACACACCAAGATACAAAAACACACCAACAAATAAGAAAGTCATCTAAGACCAAAGCAGTAGGTGGGAAAAAAAACAAAGTGATTAGAACCGCGATCGACAAGCTATAGTAATGAACATAGCCGCACCAACCATCTCATCACACCACATAGACGACGATATTATTCAGCAGCAATGCCTTTTGGAAGGGAGCGGCGCTGACAAAGCAGCCATTACCGGATCCAACCATCAAGGCTAGAATCTAGGTTTTCAACCCGAAGAATCAGTCTAAGCCTATCCAAGAAATGCCTACAACAAGATAACGAAGCAAAATGAAAACGTCTCCAACTCAGGTGACTGGGTGAGACCTGGGCTTTCACCTGGAGCTCGAGACCCGGTGCACGTAGAACCACCATCAAAGTCAATAATGTGTTGTTGCCATCACTTTTCCGTGATCCAAACAACTACATGCGACGTGCGACCGCCATCGCTGCAAAATCATCCCTCTGCATCAAGCCTTCATCCATAGTTTgcatctcaatgctgaagtcaaccACCGGATCTAGAAAAATGAACCGTCTCCAAAGAACTTCTGGCAACCACCGCCGCCGTGGAGCTGTAGGAGGTTGCTATAGCTAGCAGTGGTGGTGACTTCGGCGGCCATAGGCCGCGGTGAGGGGGAGGGGTGGTGCAAGGAAGACCGACAACGGGATGGCTGGATGCGACACCCGAGCCGCCCAGCTGGGGAACGACGCGGGGCCGATCCAGTTTTTTCGGGTTAATCTAGCCCAGAGGACTTTCGTCAGGCCCTGACAAATTATGGTTTGCAAATTGTTGAACAGGCTGTGGACGAGATAAGCCCCTGGGTTTGTAGCACAGTAATCATGGAGAGAAAGCCGGCGAACGTAGTCCCATTCTCCGACCGTCTCACTGTCACCACAAAGCAAGGTGATGAAATTTTGAGCCATGGACTTGCGGACAATGTACTCGAGCATCATCCCAGGAGGTTGGCATCTCTTCACATTCCCACAGGTGCTCACTTCCATTGACTGAATGATGCTGCGGTCGATCAGGGTCTCCAAATTCTCAATTGCGGCGTCTTGGGATGTGGTGCTCACAGCATCCCCTGATTGTACATGTACAAGTCCTTCCGCCACCCACTGCCTGATTAGAGGATTCCTCCTGACACGATGACCGCGAGGGAACATACAGAAATATAGCAAGCACTGCTGTAGAACAAGGCTACATAGACTCTCATAGCTGCTGGCAAGAACCCCATGCATTCTTCCCAATGTGTCATCACACCCTTCTGGAGCACAAAGCTTGCGGCAGGCATCTTCACATTTACTCTTTGTCAGGTCTTCCTCACTCTTCAGAAACTTTGCTTTGCTTTCAAGGGCAAGCGGTAGGCCGCCACATTTCTCCAGGAGGGCAGATGCTTTCAACTCCGTTGCATCTGCATCTGAATATTTACCCTTGGAAAATACTTCGAAGAACAACTTTCTTCGATCATTGTCATCAAGTGTTTTCATTTTGTAAACACGACCATTGGCAGAGCTGCAGCGTCTTGCTATTTTCTTAATGGTTGTCGTCGCAATAACTCTGCTGTCCACTCCGTTAACCACAGGGAATACAGATGTTATGTTGCACAACTCCTCTGTTTGCATGCCATCAATTACAATCAAATACCTACAAGATGTAAATTGAGGAAATAAAAATAGTAAGTAATATATCCCTTCTCCTCTGCAGCTAAATAGATCGACTAACTAAAGTTATTCTTGAGGCTGACCGAACAATCAGAACTAGATCCTACGAAACAGAGCTGAGTTCAAGTGTTGCCCAttacatttctatgtcagaattAATCACTTCATGCATACATAAGATTGTTCAAAGCAACTATTCTAGTAAGTCCTTGGTTATATGGAGTAGTCATTTAGCTGTTGAAATTAGAGTGATGTAGATTTACCAAATTATTccatctttttatatatatgtgtgtgttagaGAAAATTAATCAACAAAAGATAAAAAGAGATCACCTTTTATTCTTCAGGTATGATCCTAGACGTTGTTCGATGAGCGTCGTAGCACATACACCTTCCTCGTGAGTGTCCTCCTGAATAGCCTTGCCCCTGTCAGCTTGCCTCTCCATCTGGACACTCTTGTTCTCATCGACTTGTGGGACGATCTTGGTACTGGTAGAGGTATTCACATTCACAGTAGCACCATGTATGTCTGCAGACTCAACTTGGGCAGAAGAGGCTCGCACCATGTTTGTGACGGAGAAGGCCGGGGACAACATGTAGAGCAGTATCATCGCCAGAGTCCACCAAACTGCTTGGAGGCACTGGCGCCACGTACTGATGCCGTGCGCGACACCGGCTGAGCTACTCTCACACTTCTCGACTTGCTCAACGCCATTCTCCTCAACCTTTGGGATGACGCAATTGGAGTCGGAGGTGGTCGTGGTGGCCACAGGTGCAGAGTCAACCTGCCGGGCACCGTCCGCGGAGGTGCCGGCGCCATTCTGGAGCACTTGATCGAGCATCTCCTTGAGAACCTCCGG is drawn from Triticum dicoccoides isolate Atlit2015 ecotype Zavitan chromosome 4A, WEW_v2.0, whole genome shotgun sequence and contains these coding sequences:
- the LOC119284293 gene encoding coatomer subunit beta'-2-like, with the protein product MTLMEKGCEIVSMDVHPEKPWILASHANGNVSIWNYQTQEKEAESRVSDVKGTDSYGLTHWICSAKFIARREWIVAGDGNGKIHVLNYNTMTEIKKLQAHKRGEWVESLAVHPNQPFVLSASMDNVIRLWNYGKDWQLLWTLTGHDDYVKHVTFSPDGNTFASASQDCTVKIWSTLDPSQPNADRPKLITTLDCGEDTQQHAAYYSMGGRQYMITGSLEGPARIWDLQNDSTVEPADELPGPESEVYGCNVGVVNSVPDNRNPILITTSGDTGISFLDAATHKPRYDKVCFDLGPAQGFAHIEVQGKRSLAIILSGGIAIMEMNEDQVRTPATLEHDQEGISA
- the LOC119284292 gene encoding uncharacterized protein LOC119284292, translated to MSKVTELLDIHPGNLCFTFEPSKPMHCLIHLTNKSVDQRVAFRCQASRESEALFHDLADFVGILPPDSTSTFLVRLKSRQQLPLKKDVPHLTLESCVAAEEDKEDVGTIFGTRNQQIEGVKLKVTVREDEVDTIFNKAGEGTKELTLTAPVINSTLLEWVSETKMVLPMTEPSIDQGDLLDVHVLYQLISLDKNDKMINCILQLTSRTKHDVAFKCVPSNSHSCLYSLDHIKGILPSGSTNNFVLLTKKMKYLPDNRDALSIVLKTRVSVKEMDSNEDISSQDPRHEIPLMAIYDNKVRFLVSSLIFSELAATTKLN